From Aerosticca soli, a single genomic window includes:
- the fabD gene encoding ACP S-malonyltransferase, whose amino-acid sequence MNSTDSKLAFVFPGQGSQSLGMLAELSEFHPEVKATFDEASEGADVDLWALSQGGPQALLDRTEYTQPALLAADIAVWRVWLKRGGPVPARLAGHSLGEYAALVAAEVIALRDAAHLVRIRGQAMQAAAPEGSGAMAAVLGAEDALVEAVCAEASGVHVVAAANYNAPGQVVIGGHVEAVDEALALLAERGVRKAVKLPVSVPSHTPLMREAANRLAEAMQAYAWHAPRIPVVQNVDAAVHADPDAIRAALVSQLYLPVRWSACVRALVEAGATRIGECGPGKVLTGLVKRIDKTIDVRPLGTPGELDAALAAWRA is encoded by the coding sequence ATGAATTCCACCGATTCCAAGCTCGCTTTCGTGTTTCCCGGCCAAGGCTCGCAATCCCTGGGCATGCTGGCTGAACTGTCCGAGTTCCATCCCGAGGTGAAGGCCACCTTCGACGAAGCCTCGGAGGGCGCCGACGTCGATCTGTGGGCGTTGTCGCAGGGCGGTCCGCAGGCCTTGCTCGACCGCACCGAATACACCCAGCCGGCGCTGCTCGCCGCCGACATCGCGGTCTGGCGCGTGTGGCTCAAGCGGGGCGGTCCGGTTCCCGCGCGGCTGGCCGGGCACAGCCTGGGCGAGTACGCGGCGCTGGTCGCGGCCGAAGTCATCGCCTTGCGCGATGCGGCGCATCTGGTGCGCATCCGCGGCCAGGCGATGCAGGCCGCCGCGCCGGAGGGCTCCGGTGCGATGGCCGCCGTGCTCGGCGCCGAGGATGCGCTGGTCGAGGCGGTCTGCGCGGAGGCCTCCGGCGTGCATGTGGTGGCCGCCGCCAATTACAACGCGCCGGGACAGGTGGTGATCGGCGGCCATGTCGAGGCGGTCGATGAGGCGCTTGCGCTGCTTGCCGAACGCGGCGTGCGCAAGGCGGTGAAGCTGCCGGTCAGCGTGCCTTCGCACACGCCGTTGATGCGCGAGGCCGCCAACCGGCTGGCCGAGGCGATGCAGGCCTATGCCTGGCATGCGCCGCGCATTCCGGTCGTACAGAACGTCGATGCCGCCGTGCATGCCGATCCCGATGCGATCCGCGCGGCGCTGGTCAGTCAGCTCTACCTGCCGGTGCGCTGGAGCGCCTGCGTGCGCGCGTTGGTCGAGGCCGGCGCCACCCGCATCGGCGAATGCGGCCCGGGCAAGGTCTTGACCGGCCTGGTCAAGCGCATCGACAAAACCATCGACGTGCGCCCGCTCGGCACGCCCGGCGAGCTGGACGCGGCACTCGCCGCCTGGCGTGCGTAA
- a CDS encoding class I SAM-dependent methyltransferase gives MRIAFIIAWSVLALASVDDIHSQTLPDYVAKAIADPARRADRVDDARRHVGELMMFSRVKPGDKVLELIPGNGYFTRVFSAVVGPRGHVYALWPNEYARVDAAGLAASRALAADPHYANVSVLTQPAASLSVPEPVDVVFTAQNYHDYPDAFMGKVDLLAFDRQVYAALKPGGVFVVIDHAAAAGTGLRDTDTLHRIDPAVVRQQVEAAGFVFDGASDVLRNSADPHDIPVFDHSIRGHTDQFAFRFRKPVH, from the coding sequence ATGCGTATCGCCTTCATCATCGCGTGGTCCGTGCTCGCGCTGGCCAGCGTGGACGACATCCATTCGCAGACCCTGCCCGATTACGTCGCCAAGGCCATCGCCGACCCCGCCCGCCGTGCCGATCGCGTCGACGATGCCCGGCGCCATGTCGGCGAACTGATGATGTTCAGCCGGGTCAAGCCCGGTGACAAAGTGCTGGAGCTCATCCCCGGCAATGGTTACTTCACGCGGGTTTTCAGTGCCGTGGTCGGGCCGCGCGGCCACGTCTACGCGCTCTGGCCCAACGAGTACGCCCGCGTCGATGCGGCAGGGCTGGCCGCCTCGCGCGCGCTGGCGGCCGACCCCCACTATGCCAACGTCAGCGTGCTGACCCAGCCGGCGGCCTCGCTCAGCGTGCCCGAGCCCGTGGACGTGGTGTTCACCGCGCAGAACTATCACGATTATCCGGATGCCTTCATGGGCAAGGTCGACCTGCTCGCCTTCGACCGTCAGGTCTACGCGGCCCTCAAGCCCGGCGGAGTGTTCGTCGTCATCGACCACGCGGCGGCCGCGGGCACCGGCCTGCGCGATACCGACACCCTGCACCGGATCGATCCGGCCGTGGTCAGGCAACAGGTGGAGGCGGCCGGTTTCGTCTTCGACGGTGCCAGCGACGTACTGCGCAACAGCGCCGACCCGCACGACATCCCGGTGTTCGACCACTCGATCCGCGGCCATACGGACCAGTTCGCCTTCCGTTTCCGCAAGCCTGTGCACTAG
- the tssA gene encoding type VI secretion system protein TssA translates to MLEPITENSPCGEDLSFSLEFDAILEARRSDDASLDQGEWVTDLKTADWFAVSRQCGQLLRTRSKDLRLAVWLAEAMTRIDGFAGLADGYRLVAGLCERYWDQIHPIPEEDDPNQELRIGNLRWLLTQSIQWMRAIPLTQGPQGRYDAATVDAAIRGHGGDGQGDYPDQGRIDAARNATPFEFYQQLTEQIPLAQEALRHLESIVDAKLGQDGPSFAATRDALEHVSGIALRMAASSGVAMPVAANPPPLPSSTGGAEPPVAAAATPRSSNGEIQSRREALQQLRQVAEFFRRTEPHSPVAYLADKAARWGNMPLHVWLKTVLKDNPALAQLEDLLDVPDSQSDQG, encoded by the coding sequence TTGCTCGAGCCCATCACCGAGAACTCGCCCTGCGGCGAGGACTTGTCCTTCTCCCTCGAGTTCGATGCCATTCTCGAGGCCCGTCGCAGCGATGATGCGAGCCTCGATCAGGGCGAGTGGGTCACCGACTTGAAAACTGCCGACTGGTTCGCGGTGTCGCGCCAGTGCGGACAGTTGCTGCGCACGCGCAGCAAGGATCTGCGTCTGGCGGTGTGGCTGGCGGAGGCCATGACCCGCATCGATGGCTTTGCGGGCCTGGCCGACGGCTATCGCCTGGTGGCAGGGCTGTGCGAACGTTACTGGGACCAGATTCATCCGATCCCCGAAGAAGACGATCCGAACCAGGAACTTCGGATCGGCAATCTCCGCTGGCTGTTGACGCAGTCCATCCAGTGGATGCGCGCCATCCCGCTCACCCAGGGGCCCCAGGGCCGCTACGACGCGGCGACGGTGGATGCGGCGATCCGCGGCCATGGCGGCGACGGCCAAGGGGATTATCCGGACCAGGGCCGGATCGATGCGGCGCGCAACGCCACACCCTTCGAGTTCTACCAGCAGCTCACGGAGCAAATCCCCCTGGCACAAGAAGCGCTGAGGCACCTCGAGTCCATCGTCGATGCAAAACTCGGCCAGGATGGCCCGAGTTTCGCCGCAACACGCGATGCGCTCGAGCACGTCAGCGGCATCGCGCTGCGCATGGCGGCCTCCTCCGGCGTGGCCATGCCGGTCGCTGCCAATCCACCACCGCTCCCTTCGTCCACTGGCGGCGCCGAGCCGCCGGTCGCTGCAGCGGCGACCCCACGGTCAAGCAACGGCGAAATCCAGTCGCGGCGCGAGGCCTTGCAGCAACTGCGTCAGGTGGCCGAGTTCTTCCGTCGCACCGAGCCGCACAGTCCCGTCGCCTATCTGGCGGACAAGGCGGCACGCTGGGGCAACATGCCCTTGCACGTCTGGCTGAAAACGGTGCTTAAGGACAATCCAGCCCTCGCCCAGCTTGAGGATCTACTCGACGTGCCGGACAGTCAGTCGGACCAGGGCTGA
- a CDS encoding NADPH-dependent FMN reductase, whose protein sequence is MRGYKVAVLVGSLRKESINRRLARAVERLAPADLVFEHVRIDDLPLYNQDFDADYPAACKRLKQQIEAADALLFVTPEYNRSMPGVLKNALDIGSRPWGTNSFAGKPGAVIGASIGATGSALAQQHLRNVLAYLDVPLLTQPEVFIKFSEGLLDAEGNIGNEDTRKFVQGFVDRYVAWLQRLLS, encoded by the coding sequence ATGCGCGGATACAAGGTGGCGGTGCTGGTCGGCAGTCTGCGCAAGGAATCGATCAATCGCAGGCTGGCGCGCGCGGTCGAGCGGCTGGCGCCGGCCGACCTGGTGTTCGAGCACGTGCGCATCGATGACCTGCCGCTCTACAACCAGGACTTCGATGCCGATTATCCGGCTGCGTGCAAACGCCTCAAGCAGCAGATCGAAGCCGCCGACGCGCTGTTGTTCGTCACGCCCGAATACAACCGCTCGATGCCCGGCGTGCTCAAGAACGCGCTCGACATCGGCTCGCGGCCATGGGGCACCAACTCCTTCGCCGGCAAACCTGGAGCAGTGATTGGTGCTTCGATCGGCGCCACCGGCAGCGCGCTCGCGCAACAGCATCTGCGCAACGTCCTCGCCTATCTCGATGTTCCGCTGCTGACCCAGCCGGAGGTGTTCATCAAGTTCAGCGAAGGATTGCTCGATGCAGAGGGAAATATCGGCAACGAAGACACGCGCAAGTTCGTGCAAGGCTTCGTCGACCGCTATGTTGCCTGGCTTCAGCGACTGCTGAGCTAA
- a CDS encoding thiamine pyrophosphate-dependent enzyme: protein MSIPQTIPARHKGFNRAEIVDRNFIEFVETWQGEAHAPPRDDEPVLPGSALDARGFRELFESQLISRHLDLMARVLRVQNKVFYTIGSSGHEGNAMLARLTRYTDPAFLHYRSGAFMAERFRKLPGMDPVMDSALSFAASKEDPASGGRHKVWGSKPLWVLPQTSTIASHLPKALGTAIAIEQAQRIGHTLPIPDDSIVLCSFGDASANHATAQTAFNAAAWTAYQKLPAPVLFVCEDNGIGISVKTPAGWIAANFAHRRDLDYFHADGLDLAVGYGEVQRAVEHCRATRRPTFLHLATTRLMGHAGTDFEIEWRSIEELVALEASDPLLRSAAIALQSGLYTKASLLELYESIRKRCFAAAEEADRRPKLTTLDEVMAPLAPYTPAAVQAEAGRDDYREARLKVFGGEDKLPEHQPPRHLAIQINQALHDLLAKYPEALLFGEDVAQKGGVYTVTKGLYKTFKGNRVFNTLLDETMILGLAQGYANMGLLPIPEIQYLAYFHNACDQIRGEAASLQFFSNGQYRNPLVMRIAGLGYQRGFGGHFHNDNSIAALRDIPGLVVGCPSRGDDAVTMLRTLMALAKVDGRVCAFLEPIALYMTKDLYEAGDGAWQFAYPPTCEAMPLGEGRVYDETADDLVVFTFGNGVPMALRAARTIQAELQWKVRVVDLRWLVPLNDGFIAAQAKTAKRILVLDEGRKSAGVGEGIITAIVEAGCGATPLVRVVGADTYTPLAGAAFLVLPGEADVVAAARGLAARSACI from the coding sequence ATGTCCATTCCCCAGACCATTCCCGCCCGCCACAAGGGCTTCAACCGCGCCGAGATCGTCGACCGCAACTTCATCGAGTTCGTGGAGACGTGGCAGGGCGAGGCACATGCGCCGCCGCGCGATGACGAGCCTGTGCTGCCCGGCAGCGCGCTCGATGCGCGCGGCTTCCGCGAGCTGTTCGAATCGCAGCTGATCTCGCGGCATCTGGACCTGATGGCGCGCGTGCTGCGCGTGCAGAACAAGGTGTTCTACACCATCGGATCTTCCGGGCACGAAGGCAATGCGATGCTGGCGCGGCTGACGCGGTACACCGATCCGGCCTTCCTGCACTACCGCTCGGGCGCGTTCATGGCCGAGCGCTTCCGCAAGCTGCCCGGCATGGACCCGGTGATGGATTCGGCGCTGTCCTTCGCCGCGAGCAAGGAAGACCCGGCCTCCGGCGGCCGTCACAAGGTGTGGGGATCGAAGCCGCTGTGGGTATTGCCGCAGACCTCCACCATCGCCTCGCACCTGCCCAAGGCGCTGGGCACCGCGATTGCCATCGAACAGGCCCAGCGCATCGGCCATACCTTGCCGATACCCGATGACTCGATCGTGCTCTGCTCTTTCGGTGACGCCTCGGCCAACCACGCCACTGCGCAGACGGCCTTCAATGCGGCGGCCTGGACGGCCTACCAGAAGCTGCCCGCACCGGTGCTGTTCGTGTGCGAGGACAACGGCATCGGCATCTCGGTGAAGACACCGGCGGGCTGGATCGCGGCCAATTTCGCCCATCGCCGCGATCTGGATTATTTCCACGCCGACGGGCTGGATCTCGCCGTCGGCTACGGGGAGGTGCAGCGCGCGGTCGAGCATTGCCGCGCCACGCGTCGACCGACCTTTCTGCACCTGGCCACCACCCGCCTCATGGGCCATGCCGGTACCGACTTCGAGATCGAATGGCGCAGCATCGAGGAACTGGTGGCGCTGGAGGCGAGCGATCCTCTGCTGCGTTCGGCGGCGATCGCGCTTCAGTCCGGGCTTTACACCAAGGCGTCCCTGCTCGAACTTTATGAATCGATCCGCAAGCGCTGCTTCGCCGCCGCCGAGGAGGCCGATCGCCGCCCCAAACTCACCACGCTGGATGAGGTGATGGCGCCGCTTGCGCCGTATACGCCCGCGGCGGTGCAGGCCGAGGCCGGTCGCGACGATTACCGTGAGGCCAGGCTCAAGGTCTTCGGTGGTGAAGACAAGCTGCCCGAGCATCAGCCGCCCAGACATCTGGCCATCCAGATCAACCAGGCGCTGCACGATCTTCTGGCCAAGTATCCCGAGGCGCTGCTGTTCGGCGAGGACGTGGCGCAGAAGGGCGGCGTCTATACGGTGACCAAGGGCCTGTACAAGACTTTCAAGGGCAACCGCGTATTCAACACGCTGCTGGACGAGACCATGATCCTGGGCCTGGCGCAGGGTTACGCCAACATGGGCCTGCTGCCGATCCCGGAGATCCAGTACCTGGCGTATTTCCACAACGCCTGCGACCAGATCCGCGGCGAGGCGGCTTCGCTGCAGTTCTTCTCCAACGGCCAGTACCGCAACCCGCTGGTGATGCGCATCGCCGGTCTGGGCTATCAGCGCGGTTTCGGCGGACATTTCCACAACGACAACTCGATCGCGGCATTGCGCGACATTCCCGGTCTCGTCGTCGGCTGCCCGAGCCGGGGCGATGACGCGGTGACCATGCTGCGCACACTGATGGCGCTGGCCAAGGTGGACGGTCGCGTGTGCGCCTTCCTCGAACCCATCGCGCTGTACATGACCAAGGACCTGTACGAAGCCGGCGACGGCGCATGGCAGTTCGCCTATCCGCCGACCTGCGAGGCGATGCCGCTCGGCGAGGGGCGCGTCTACGACGAAACGGCCGACGATCTGGTGGTGTTCACCTTCGGCAACGGCGTGCCGATGGCGCTGCGCGCCGCGCGGACCATCCAGGCCGAACTGCAGTGGAAGGTGCGTGTCGTCGATCTGCGCTGGCTGGTGCCGCTCAACGATGGCTTCATCGCCGCGCAGGCGAAGACGGCCAAACGCATCCTGGTGCTGGACGAGGGCCGCAAGAGCGCGGGTGTCGGCGAGGGCATCATCACCGCCATCGTCGAGGCAGGCTGCGGCGCGACGCCGCTGGTGCGCGTGGTCGGCGCCGATACCTACACGCCGCTCGCCGGCGCGGCGTTCCTGGTGCTGCCCGGCGAAGCCGACGTCGTCGCCGCGGCGCGCGGCCTGGCCGCAAGGTCCGCTTGCATTTAG
- a CDS encoding glutathione S-transferase family protein: protein MPTVYGLRASGNCYKVQWLLGMLNRPCRWIDTDSTTGATRTPEFLALNPNGKVPLLVLADGRRLAESNAILCYLAESTPYLPADAWQRARTLQWLFFEQYSHEPYIAVARFIRRWLPADHARQAEVPALIERGGRALDVMEQHLAAEAFFSGGAFGVADIALFAYTHCAAEGGFELSRWPRIGAWLERVRAQPGFVPMSA, encoded by the coding sequence ATGCCCACCGTGTATGGCCTGCGTGCTTCGGGCAATTGCTACAAGGTCCAGTGGCTCCTCGGCATGCTGAACCGCCCTTGCCGCTGGATCGACACGGACAGCACGACCGGCGCCACCCGCACGCCCGAATTCCTCGCGCTCAACCCGAACGGCAAGGTGCCCTTGCTGGTGCTTGCCGATGGCCGGCGCCTGGCCGAATCCAACGCGATCCTCTGCTATCTCGCCGAGAGCACGCCCTATCTGCCGGCGGATGCATGGCAGCGTGCCCGCACGCTGCAATGGCTTTTCTTCGAGCAGTACAGCCACGAGCCGTACATCGCCGTGGCCCGCTTCATCCGCCGCTGGCTTCCGGCCGACCATGCCCGCCAAGCCGAAGTGCCGGCTTTGATTGAGCGCGGCGGCCGCGCGCTCGACGTGATGGAACAGCATCTCGCCGCCGAGGCGTTCTTCAGCGGCGGCGCGTTCGGCGTTGCCGACATCGCCTTGTTCGCCTATACGCACTGCGCCGCCGAGGGCGGCTTCGAGCTTTCCCGCTGGCCGCGCATCGGCGCCTGGCTGGAGCGCGTGCGCGCCCAGCCAGGCTTCGTGCCGATGTCGGCCTGA
- a CDS encoding acyl-CoA dehydrogenase family protein has protein sequence MAARLDPLDLYDVRSQLSEEERMVQDTVGRFVDERVLPIIGDCFDQGRFPQELIPEIAALGLLGATMPEKYGCAGMNGVSYGLICQELERGDSGLRSFASVQSSLCMYPIYAYGTEEQKLHYLPKMAAGEIIGCFGLTEPHGGSDPANMKTHARKDGGDWVINGAKMWITNGNLAHIAIVWAQTEDGIQGFIVPTDSKGFAAQEIKKKMSLRASVTSALFFDNVRVPETQRLPTVRGLKGPLGCLTQARYGITWGPIGAAQACLKEVLDYTAERVLFGRPLASNQAVQIKLADMARRITTAQLLSLRLGRLKDAGTMQPTQVSLAKWNNVRMALDIARECRDILGGAGITTEHVAIRHALNLESVITYEGTETVHQLVVGRELTGINAF, from the coding sequence ATGGCCGCCCGTCTCGATCCGCTCGACCTCTACGACGTCCGCTCGCAGCTCAGCGAGGAAGAACGCATGGTGCAGGACACCGTCGGCCGTTTCGTCGACGAGCGCGTGCTGCCGATCATCGGCGATTGTTTCGACCAGGGCCGGTTCCCGCAGGAACTCATCCCGGAGATCGCCGCGCTCGGCCTGCTCGGCGCCACCATGCCGGAGAAGTACGGCTGCGCAGGCATGAACGGCGTGAGCTACGGGCTGATCTGTCAGGAACTCGAACGCGGCGACTCGGGCCTGCGCAGCTTCGCCTCGGTGCAGAGCTCGCTGTGCATGTATCCGATCTACGCCTACGGCACGGAAGAGCAGAAGCTGCACTACCTGCCGAAGATGGCCGCCGGCGAGATCATCGGCTGCTTTGGGCTCACCGAGCCGCATGGCGGTTCCGATCCGGCGAACATGAAGACCCACGCCAGGAAAGACGGCGGCGACTGGGTCATCAACGGCGCCAAGATGTGGATCACCAACGGCAACCTCGCGCACATTGCCATTGTGTGGGCGCAGACCGAGGACGGCATCCAGGGCTTCATCGTGCCCACCGACAGCAAGGGCTTCGCCGCGCAGGAAATCAAGAAGAAGATGAGCCTGCGCGCCTCGGTGACTTCCGCGCTGTTTTTCGACAACGTGCGCGTGCCCGAAACGCAGCGCCTGCCGACGGTGCGCGGACTCAAGGGGCCGCTGGGCTGCCTCACCCAGGCGCGCTACGGCATCACCTGGGGGCCGATCGGCGCCGCGCAGGCCTGCCTCAAGGAGGTGCTGGACTACACCGCCGAGCGCGTGCTGTTCGGCCGTCCGCTTGCTTCCAACCAGGCCGTGCAGATCAAGCTGGCCGACATGGCCCGCCGCATCACCACCGCACAGCTGCTGTCGCTGCGCCTGGGGCGGCTCAAGGATGCCGGCACGATGCAGCCGACGCAGGTGTCGCTGGCCAAGTGGAACAACGTACGCATGGCGCTGGACATCGCCCGCGAGTGTCGCGACATCCTGGGTGGCGCCGGCATCACCACCGAGCACGTCGCTATCCGCCACGCGCTGAACCTGGAATCAGTGATCACCTACGAGGGCACCGAGACGGTGCATCAGCTGGTGGTCGGGCGCGAGCTGACCGGCATCAACGCGTTCTGA
- a CDS encoding DMT family transporter, whose translation MLKGVLLGFAAFAAYAISDAFVKSLRGAVPAYEAVFIGALLGLAALPFIRSPGDRWRDAFTANRPALWWIRAVSGAISNIGSVTAFTLLPMAEVFSLIFLMPIFVTLLSVLFLKEHVGWRRWTAVVVGFIGVLVVLRPGFRDLGLGHAAAIACGLASAASVVALRLAGPHEKRLSLYGAGMTGPLLIGGALMLPHFVWPNAGEWLLLAGYGLLAALAGVLLMYATLLAPAARVAPTQYSQMLWAIGFGYWLFGDHLDWPMLIGIVLILGAGLFTLVREEKVTPWWRRTKVI comes from the coding sequence ATGTTGAAAGGTGTGCTTTTAGGGTTTGCGGCCTTTGCGGCCTATGCGATCAGCGACGCCTTCGTCAAATCCCTGCGCGGCGCGGTTCCCGCCTACGAGGCGGTCTTCATCGGCGCCCTACTCGGCCTGGCCGCCTTGCCCTTCATCCGCTCGCCGGGCGACCGCTGGCGCGATGCCTTCACCGCCAACCGTCCGGCGCTGTGGTGGATCCGCGCCGTGTCCGGGGCGATCTCCAACATCGGCTCGGTCACCGCCTTCACCCTGCTGCCGATGGCCGAGGTGTTCTCGCTGATCTTCCTGATGCCGATCTTCGTCACCTTGCTGTCGGTGCTGTTTCTCAAGGAACACGTCGGCTGGCGGCGCTGGACCGCCGTGGTGGTGGGCTTCATCGGCGTGCTGGTGGTGCTGCGCCCGGGTTTTCGCGATCTGGGCCTGGGCCATGCGGCGGCGATCGCCTGCGGTCTGGCCAGCGCCGCCTCGGTGGTCGCCCTGCGCCTGGCCGGCCCGCACGAGAAACGCCTCAGCCTGTACGGCGCGGGCATGACCGGGCCGCTTTTGATCGGCGGTGCGCTGATGCTGCCGCACTTCGTCTGGCCGAACGCCGGGGAATGGCTGCTGCTGGCCGGCTACGGCCTGCTCGCCGCCTTGGCCGGGGTGCTGCTCATGTACGCCACGCTGCTCGCCCCGGCGGCGCGCGTGGCCCCCACCCAGTACAGCCAGATGCTATGGGCGATCGGCTTCGGTTACTGGCTGTTCGGCGACCATCTGGACTGGCCGATGCTGATCGGCATCGTGCTGATCCTGGGGGCCGGGCTGTTCACCCTGGTACGCGAGGAAAAGGTCACGCCCTGGTGGCGGCGCACCAAGGTGATCTGA
- a CDS encoding 5'-nucleotidase, which yields MKSAADVHDPAAAGDNRLVVAISSRALFDLAESHALFEREGLDAYRAYQIAHENEILKPGVAFPLVQKLLALNKLAGDVPPVEVILLSRNSGDTGLRIFNAIQHYGLAISRAAFTSGAPTSDYIAPFRADLFLSANAEDVGRALAAGVAAATILPSSAPPRAGEQLRIAFDGDAVIFGDEGERVSREEGLEAFHRNETEHADEPLSVGPFRGFLSALHRLQAAFPAETSPIRTALVTARSAPAHKRVILTLRRWGVRIDEALFLGGRDKGPFLAAFGADIFFDDSPANVESARRHVATGHVPHGVGNR from the coding sequence GTGAAATCCGCCGCAGACGTCCACGATCCCGCCGCCGCCGGCGACAACCGCCTGGTGGTGGCGATCTCCTCGCGCGCTTTGTTCGACCTGGCCGAAAGCCATGCCCTGTTCGAACGCGAGGGGCTGGATGCCTACCGCGCCTACCAGATCGCCCACGAGAACGAGATCCTGAAGCCCGGCGTGGCATTCCCGTTGGTGCAGAAGCTGCTTGCGCTCAACAAGCTGGCCGGAGACGTGCCGCCGGTGGAGGTGATCCTGCTCTCGCGCAACTCCGGCGATACCGGCCTGCGCATCTTCAACGCGATCCAGCATTACGGCCTGGCCATCAGCCGCGCGGCCTTCACCTCCGGCGCGCCGACTTCGGACTACATCGCGCCGTTTCGCGCCGATCTGTTTCTGTCCGCCAACGCCGAGGACGTCGGTCGCGCGCTCGCCGCCGGTGTCGCCGCCGCCACCATCCTGCCGTCGAGCGCGCCACCGCGGGCGGGTGAGCAGTTGCGCATCGCCTTCGACGGCGACGCGGTGATCTTCGGTGACGAGGGCGAACGCGTGTCGCGCGAGGAGGGCCTGGAAGCCTTCCACCGCAACGAGACCGAACATGCCGACGAGCCGCTGTCGGTCGGACCGTTCCGCGGCTTCCTGAGCGCGTTGCATCGCCTGCAGGCGGCGTTCCCCGCGGAGACTTCGCCGATCCGCACCGCGCTGGTCACCGCGCGCTCGGCGCCGGCGCACAAGCGGGTGATCCTGACCCTGCGCCGCTGGGGCGTGCGCATCGACGAGGCACTGTTCCTGGGCGGGCGCGACAAGGGGCCGTTCCTGGCCGCCTTCGGCGCCGACATCTTTTTCGACGATTCCCCCGCCAACGTCGAATCGGCGCGCCGCCACGTCGCCACCGGCCACGTGCCGCACGGCGTCGGCAACCGCTGA
- a CDS encoding NAD kinase produces MRLAFVASETPHAQQARQRLIERYGDVPPEEAQVIVALGGDGFMLRTLHAHGALTAPVYGMKLGRVGFLMNKFHLDGLPERILRAHAAILHPLKMQAIDVGGQTHQALAFNEVSLLRQSNQAAHLEVRLNGEVKLPTLVCDGILVATPAGSTAYNLSAHGPILPLDANVLALTPISPFRPRRWRGAILPHRTRVDIKVLDPDKRPVSATADYIEVRDVAEVTVVQAEDQSVRLLFDPEHKLEQRILDEQFAQD; encoded by the coding sequence ATGCGCCTTGCCTTCGTCGCCAGCGAAACCCCGCACGCCCAGCAGGCCAGGCAGCGATTGATCGAGCGCTATGGCGACGTGCCGCCGGAGGAGGCGCAGGTCATCGTCGCGCTGGGCGGCGATGGCTTCATGCTGCGCACCCTGCATGCGCATGGCGCGTTGACCGCGCCGGTCTACGGCATGAAGCTCGGGCGGGTCGGCTTCCTGATGAACAAGTTCCATCTGGACGGCCTGCCCGAACGCATCCTGCGTGCCCACGCGGCCATCCTGCATCCGCTCAAGATGCAGGCCATCGACGTCGGCGGCCAGACGCATCAGGCCCTGGCCTTCAACGAAGTCTCGCTGCTGCGCCAGAGCAACCAGGCCGCGCATCTGGAGGTCCGCCTCAACGGCGAGGTGAAGCTGCCGACCCTGGTCTGCGACGGCATCCTGGTCGCCACGCCGGCCGGCTCCACCGCCTACAACCTGTCTGCGCATGGGCCGATCCTGCCGCTGGATGCCAACGTGCTCGCGCTCACGCCGATCAGCCCGTTCCGGCCGCGGCGCTGGCGCGGTGCGATCCTGCCGCACCGCACCCGGGTGGACATCAAGGTGCTCGATCCGGACAAGCGCCCGGTCAGCGCCACCGCGGATTACATCGAGGTGCGTGACGTGGCCGAGGTCACCGTGGTGCAGGCCGAGGATCAGAGCGTGCGCCTGCTGTTCGACCCCGAGCACAAGCTCGAGCAGCGCATCCTGGACGAGCAGTTCGCGCAGGATTGA